The Bos indicus isolate NIAB-ARS_2022 breed Sahiwal x Tharparkar chromosome X, NIAB-ARS_B.indTharparkar_mat_pri_1.0, whole genome shotgun sequence genome has a window encoding:
- the LOC139181052 gene encoding uncharacterized protein produces the protein MSATEEHDWIPGGPDRAGGGAGRDPSLLGVQASACEGTEGVEVATALLASLEVSRALPVEQGWPQAPVEEECGREPLEELEMEEGVEMQEDEEEGEADFDLEDVEEEEHLSGEGEEEEDESEQEGAAEVTGLGFCVETFGPLFWSHVDSFLHNFRDNKHVLFRPPTDRLMARGRSQPPSDPGEGPVPPQEQEDLGEGGRVLQGLDSAADLKLGYFPCQLLTPMSASFCPNAEGEDQYENADEDEEDGNEKPEGL, from the exons ATGTCTGCCACAGAGGAGCACGACTGGATCCCAGGTGGCCCGGATAGAGCTGGTGGCGGGGCGGGCCGCGACCCCAGTCTCCTTGGGGTCCAAGCATCTGCTTGCGAGGGGACGGAAGGAGTCGAGGTGGCCACGGCTCTTCTGGCTTCCTTGGAGGTCTCCAGAGCCCTTCCCGTGGAGCAGGGTTGGCCACAAGCCCCAGTGGAAGAGGAATGCGGTAGAGAGCCGTtagaggagttggagatggaggaAGGTGTAGAGATGCAGGAGGACGAGGAAGAGGGTGAGGCTGACTTCGACTTGGAGgacgtggaggaggaggagcacctgTCTGGAGAGGGCGAGGAAGAGGAGGACGAGAGTGAGCAGGAGGGTGCGGCAGAGGTTACAGGCCTTGGGTTCTGCGTGGAGACGTTTGGGCCCCTGTTCTGGAGTCACGTCGACTCCTTTCTACACAACTTCCGTGACAACAAACATGTCCTGTTCCGGCCTCCCACTGACCGCCTGATGGCCAGGGGCCGCTCCCAGCCACCCTCGGACCCTGGAGAAGGTCCGGTGCCTCCTCAGGAGCAGGAAGacctgggagagggaggcagagtctTGCAGG gcCTAGACTCTGCTGCTGATTTGAAGTTGGGATATTTTCCCTGCCAACTTTTGACCCCAATGTCTGCATCATTCTGCCCTAATGCTGAGGGTGAGGATCAGTATGAAAACGCTGATGAAGACGAAGAGGATGGAAATGAAAAACCTGAAGGACTCTGA
- the LOC139181511 gene encoding uncharacterized protein encodes MPILASWQMSLELALEEVVAVDPSSSTYRRQPIRVFPALTAVSSASFLVGQSVGHPLTIPVVGPTPATRRLLFPVQPTSLLSHPHPAVPLPTASPQRNAQPGGRHLPHRHHCRTIAVWHVSPAMSATEEHDWIPGGPERAGGGAGRDPSLLGVQASACEGTEGVEEATALLASLEVSRALPGEQGWPQATVEEECGREPLEESEMEEDVEMQEDKEEGEIDFELEDVEEEEHLSGEGKEEEDENEQEGAAVVAGLGFCMDTFGPLFQGHLDSFLCNFRNNRHVLFWPHADRLMARGCSQPRSDAGEGPVPPQEQEDLGEGGRVLQGLDSAAGFKLGYFPCQLLTPMSASFCPNDEGEDQYENTDEEEEDGNEKPEGL; translated from the exons ATGCCAATCCTGGCCTCCTGGCAAATGAGCTTAGAGCTGGCGCTGGAGGAAGTGGTCGCGGTTGACCCTTCCAGCTCCACCTACCGTCGCcagcccatcagggtctttcccgccTTGACTGCGGTCAGCTCAGCTTCGTTCTTGGTGGGCCAGTCTGTGGGCCACCCCCTCACCATTCCTGTTGTGGGGCCCACACCAGCAACTCGCAGACTCCTGTTCCCTGTGCAGCCGACGTCTCtgctttcccacccccaccctgcggtCCCACTGCCAACAGCGTCTCCTCAGCGCAACGCTCAGCCCGGCGGCCGCCATCTTCCCCACAGACATCACTGCAGGACGATCGCTGTCTGGCACGTCTCTCCTGCCATGTCTGCCACAGAGGAGCACGACTGGATCCCAGGTGGCCCGGAGAGAGCTGGTGGTGGGGCGGGCCGCGACCCCAGTCTCCTTGGGGTCCAAGCATCTGCTTGCGAGGGGACGGAAGGAGTCGAGGAGGCCACGGCTCTTCTGGCTTCCTTGGAGGTCTCCAGAGCCCTTCCCGGGGAGCAGGGTTGGCCACAGGCCACAGTGGAAGAGGAATGTGGTAGAGAGCCGTTAGAGGAGTCGGAGATGGAGGAAGATGTAGAGATGCAGGAGGACAAGGAAGAGGGTGAGATCGATTTCGAGTTGGAGgacgtggaggaggaggagcacctgTCTGGAGAGGGCAAGGAAGAGGAGGACGAGAATGAGCAGGAGGGTGCGGCAGTGGTTGCAGGCCTTGGATTCTGCATGGATACGTTTGGGCCCCTGTTCCAGGGTCACCTCGACTCCTTTCTATGCAATTTCCGTAACAACAGACATGTCCTGTTCTGGCCTCACGCTGACCGCCTGATGGCCAGGGGCTGCTCCCAGCCACGCTCGGACGCTGGAGAAGGTCCGGTGCCTCCTCAGGAGCAGGAAGacctgggagagggaggcagagtctTGCAGG gcCTAGACTCTGCTGCTGGTTTTAAGTTGGGATATTTTCCCTGCCAACTTTTGACCCCAATGTCTGCATCATTCTGCCCTAATGATGAGGGTGAGGATCAGTatgaaaacactgatgaagaggaagaggatggaaATGAAAAACCTGAAGGACTCTAA